The following coding sequences lie in one Heliangelus exortis chromosome 8, bHelExo1.hap1, whole genome shotgun sequence genomic window:
- the ZBTB37 gene encoding zinc finger and BTB domain-containing protein 37 isoform X2, giving the protein MEKSGNIQLEIPDFSNSVLSHLNQLRMQGRLCDIVVNVQGQAFRAHKVVLAASSPYFRDHMSLNEMSTVSISVIKNPSVFEQLLSFCYTGRICLQLADIISYLTAASFLQMQHIIDKCTQILEGIHFKINVAEVEAELSQTRTKHQERPPESHRVTPNLNRSLSPRHNTPKGSRLGQVSTVLDIRELSPPEESTSPQIIEQSSDVESREPILRINRAGQWYVETGMGDRGGRNDDDMRVLGGVRIKTENLEEWLGAEHQPSGEDGSSAEEVTAMVIDTTGHGPMGQEAYALGSSGAKVVRPTSSEIDRFSPSGSMVAVAERYRSKSESPGRMDEPKQPSSQGEESAMLGVSGYVEYLREQEVSERWFRYNPRLTCIYCAKSFNQKGSLDRHMRLHMGITPFVCRMCGKKYTRKDQLEYHIRKHTGNKPFHCHVCGKSFPFQAILNQHFRKNHPGCLPLEGPHSISPETTVTSRGQAEEESPPQEEAVAVGETAQGSVSTTGPD; this is encoded by the exons ATGGAGAAGAGCGGGAACATTCAGCTGGAGATTCCTGACTTCAGCAACTCTGTCCTGAGCCACCTGAACCAGTTACGCATGCAGGGTCGCCTGTGTGACATTGTGGTCAATGTCCAGGGGCAAGCATTCCGTGCTCACAAGGTGGTGCTGGCTGCCAGCTCGCCCTACTTCCGAGACCACATGTCCCTGAATGAGATGAGCACCGTTTCCATCTCTGTCATCAAGAACCCTTCTGTTTTtgagcagctcctctccttTTGTTACACTGGCAGGATATGCCTCCAGCTGGCTGACATCATCAGTTACCTAACGGCCGCCAGCTTCTTGCAGATGCAGCACATCATAGACAAATGCACACAGATTCTGGAAGGAATTCATTTCAAAATCAACGtggcagaggtggaagcagagtTGAGCCAGACCAGGACAAAACATCAGGAGAGACCACCGGAGTCTCACCGGGTGACGCCGAATCTGAACCGTTCTCTGAGCCCGCGTCACAACACCCCAAAGGGGAGTCGCCTGGGCCAGGTCAGCACAGTGCTGGATATTAGGGAGCTCAGCCCACCCGAGGAGTCCACCAGCCCCCAGATAATCGAACAGAGCTCAGATGTGGAGAGCAGGGAGCCCATACTACGGATTAACAGAGCAGGACAGTGGTATGTGGAGACGGGAATGGGAGACCGCGGGGGACGGAACGATGATGACATGAGGGTGCTGGGAGGAGTACGAATTAAAACAGAGAACCTGGAGGAGTGGCTTGGAGCAGAGCATCAGCCCTCAGGAGAAGATGGGAGCAGTGCTGAGGAGGTCACTGCTATGGTGATAGACACCACGGGCCACGGACCAATGGGCCAGGAGGCTTACGCCTTAGGCTCGTCTGGGGCCAAAGTGGTCAGGCCAACCAGCAGTGAGATTGACAG ATTCAGCCCCTCTGGCAGCATGGTTGCTGTGGCTGAGCGGTACAGATCAAAAAGCGAATCTCCCGGGCGGATGGATGAGCCCAAGCAGCCCAGTTCCCAG GGGGAGGAATCAGCCATGCTGGGAGTGAGCGGTTACGTGGAATACCTCCGGGAGCAGGAGGTTTCGGAGCGCTGGTTCCGCTACAACCCGCGGCTCACTTGCATTTACTGCGCCAAATCCTTCAACCAGAAAGGCAGCCTGGACAGGCACATGCGTCTCCACATGGGCATCACCCCCTTTGTCTGCCGCATGTGTGGGAAGAAATACACCCGGAAGGATCAGCTGGAATATCACATCCGCAAGCACACAGGCAACAAGCCCTTTCACTGCCACGTCTGTGGCAAAAGCTTCCCTTTCCAGGCCATCCTCAACCAGCACTTTCGCAAGAACCACCCCGGCTGTTTGCCTCTGGAGGGGCCTCACAGCATCTCTCCCGAGACCACCGTCACCTCCCGGgggcaggcagaggaagagTCCCCCCCTCAGGAGGAGGCGGTCGCTGTGGGGGAGACGGCACAGGGATCTGTGTCCACAACTGGGCCAGATTGA
- the ZBTB37 gene encoding zinc finger and BTB domain-containing protein 37 isoform X1 yields MRAAAARAAIFFRGASRWGGFASGTALRALPTPARGRGQKVLRPSYNNRRKKKNNKIIAPLAPLCVLLLTLQGGAPATGTAMEKSGNIQLEIPDFSNSVLSHLNQLRMQGRLCDIVVNVQGQAFRAHKVVLAASSPYFRDHMSLNEMSTVSISVIKNPSVFEQLLSFCYTGRICLQLADIISYLTAASFLQMQHIIDKCTQILEGIHFKINVAEVEAELSQTRTKHQERPPESHRVTPNLNRSLSPRHNTPKGSRLGQVSTVLDIRELSPPEESTSPQIIEQSSDVESREPILRINRAGQWYVETGMGDRGGRNDDDMRVLGGVRIKTENLEEWLGAEHQPSGEDGSSAEEVTAMVIDTTGHGPMGQEAYALGSSGAKVVRPTSSEIDRFSPSGSMVAVAERYRSKSESPGRMDEPKQPSSQGEESAMLGVSGYVEYLREQEVSERWFRYNPRLTCIYCAKSFNQKGSLDRHMRLHMGITPFVCRMCGKKYTRKDQLEYHIRKHTGNKPFHCHVCGKSFPFQAILNQHFRKNHPGCLPLEGPHSISPETTVTSRGQAEEESPPQEEAVAVGETAQGSVSTTGPD; encoded by the exons gggaagggggcaaaaaGTTTTGAGGCCTTCTTacaacaacagaagaaaaaagaaaaacaacaagaTAATAGCCCCACTTGCTCCCCTTTGTGTGCTACTTTTAACGTTACAG GGCGGTGCACCTGCAACTGGGACAGCTATGGAGAAGAGCGGGAACATTCAGCTGGAGATTCCTGACTTCAGCAACTCTGTCCTGAGCCACCTGAACCAGTTACGCATGCAGGGTCGCCTGTGTGACATTGTGGTCAATGTCCAGGGGCAAGCATTCCGTGCTCACAAGGTGGTGCTGGCTGCCAGCTCGCCCTACTTCCGAGACCACATGTCCCTGAATGAGATGAGCACCGTTTCCATCTCTGTCATCAAGAACCCTTCTGTTTTtgagcagctcctctccttTTGTTACACTGGCAGGATATGCCTCCAGCTGGCTGACATCATCAGTTACCTAACGGCCGCCAGCTTCTTGCAGATGCAGCACATCATAGACAAATGCACACAGATTCTGGAAGGAATTCATTTCAAAATCAACGtggcagaggtggaagcagagtTGAGCCAGACCAGGACAAAACATCAGGAGAGACCACCGGAGTCTCACCGGGTGACGCCGAATCTGAACCGTTCTCTGAGCCCGCGTCACAACACCCCAAAGGGGAGTCGCCTGGGCCAGGTCAGCACAGTGCTGGATATTAGGGAGCTCAGCCCACCCGAGGAGTCCACCAGCCCCCAGATAATCGAACAGAGCTCAGATGTGGAGAGCAGGGAGCCCATACTACGGATTAACAGAGCAGGACAGTGGTATGTGGAGACGGGAATGGGAGACCGCGGGGGACGGAACGATGATGACATGAGGGTGCTGGGAGGAGTACGAATTAAAACAGAGAACCTGGAGGAGTGGCTTGGAGCAGAGCATCAGCCCTCAGGAGAAGATGGGAGCAGTGCTGAGGAGGTCACTGCTATGGTGATAGACACCACGGGCCACGGACCAATGGGCCAGGAGGCTTACGCCTTAGGCTCGTCTGGGGCCAAAGTGGTCAGGCCAACCAGCAGTGAGATTGACAG ATTCAGCCCCTCTGGCAGCATGGTTGCTGTGGCTGAGCGGTACAGATCAAAAAGCGAATCTCCCGGGCGGATGGATGAGCCCAAGCAGCCCAGTTCCCAG GGGGAGGAATCAGCCATGCTGGGAGTGAGCGGTTACGTGGAATACCTCCGGGAGCAGGAGGTTTCGGAGCGCTGGTTCCGCTACAACCCGCGGCTCACTTGCATTTACTGCGCCAAATCCTTCAACCAGAAAGGCAGCCTGGACAGGCACATGCGTCTCCACATGGGCATCACCCCCTTTGTCTGCCGCATGTGTGGGAAGAAATACACCCGGAAGGATCAGCTGGAATATCACATCCGCAAGCACACAGGCAACAAGCCCTTTCACTGCCACGTCTGTGGCAAAAGCTTCCCTTTCCAGGCCATCCTCAACCAGCACTTTCGCAAGAACCACCCCGGCTGTTTGCCTCTGGAGGGGCCTCACAGCATCTCTCCCGAGACCACCGTCACCTCCCGGgggcaggcagaggaagagTCCCCCCCTCAGGAGGAGGCGGTCGCTGTGGGGGAGACGGCACAGGGATCTGTGTCCACAACTGGGCCAGATTGA